A region from the Misgurnus anguillicaudatus chromosome 7, ASM2758022v2, whole genome shotgun sequence genome encodes:
- the LOC141365396 gene encoding uncharacterized protein, whose amino-acid sequence MMLELQRHPPLCTRMIRMHEWFEFHDGYIVVYEMLSHPWMRLDKFLEKHHDRISERMIRDLFRQLVLATKYCWEHRVYRLFSFLENIMVNIKTMKLKLCGFGGGRLAPVSSCEPHLIDPEPDSRPEKLLIPLMALRDLLNFMVIYSETFADGELVVSDECRELCHHLAVYRFHDAFDGILRHPWMAQDEWSYTGRPVTRFSL is encoded by the exons ATGATGTTGGAACTGCAACGACACCCTCCCCTGTGCACTCGCATGATACGTATGCACGAGTGGTTTGAATTTCACGATGGATACATCGTCGTTTATGAAATGTTGTCACATCCCTGGATGAGGCTGGACAAATTCTTGGAAAAACACCACGATCGGATCAGCGAGAGAATGATTAGAGACTTATTTCGTCAGTTGGTGTTAGCCACCAAATATTGTTGGGAGCACAGGGTGTACCGTTTATTTTCTTTCCTAGAAAATATAATGGTTAACATCAAGACCATGAAGCTTAAGCTTTGTGGCTTTGGTGGAGGGCGTTTGGCTCCCGTTAGTTCCTGTGAACCGCATCTGATTG ATCCAGAGCCTGACAGCAGACCGGAAAAGCTGCTGATTCCTCTCATGGCATTGAGAGATCTTTTGAACTTCATGGTTATCTACAGCGAGACCTTTGCCGATGGGGAACTCGTTGTATCTGATG AATGCCGTGAGCTCTGCCATCATTTAGCGGTTTACCGTTTCCATGACGCATTTGACGGAATCCTAAGACATCCATGGATGGCACAAGATGAATGGTCCTACACAGGCAGGCCAGTCACAAGATTTTCTTTgtga